The Desulfuromonas versatilis genome has a segment encoding these proteins:
- a CDS encoding IS3 family transposase (programmed frameshift) translates to MDELEGKRKRRSQRDYTMGFKLQVVAAVEKGDMTYKQAQKIYGIQGRSTVLTWLRKHGKLDWTHSVRLTMSDSPKAKETPAQTIKRLERELEDERLRNLLLNEVVDILDAEHGAGLRKKYLAKGARRLQKQEGLSLSHACRLLGITRQAVYQREKRIRQRRVELAPVRGMVMEVRRFMPRLGGRKLYHLLKPRLDEQGIKLGRDGFFDYLRAHQLLVVPVKRYTKTTQSRHWMKKHPNRLENQEIGRAEQAFVSDITYVETDEGVHYLSLVTDAYSRKIMGYDVSDNMRAESVVKALQRAARQRQTRRSLIHHSDRGLQYCSAIYQDELRRQGMTPSMTDGYDCYQNALAERVNGILKQEFLINRCRNLRDLKRLVGESIDIYNRLRPHLSLGMKTPDEVHRKATSEREVA, encoded by the exons ATGGACGAGTTAGAGGGCAAGCGGAAGAGACGGAGTCAGCGTGATTACACCATGGGCTTTAAATTGCAGGTGGTCGCCGCAGTCGAAAAGGGCGATATGACCTACAAGCAAGCCCAAAAGATTTATGGCATCCAGGGGCGCTCCACAGTGCTAACATGGCTGAGAAAGCACGGCAAGCTGGATTGGACCCACTCTGTGAGGCTGACCATGTCTGATTCTCCCAAAGCCAAAGAGACCCCCGCACAGACCATCAAACGGCTTGAGCGCGAACTTGAGGATGAACGTCTTCGGAATCTGCTTTTGAATGAAGTCGTGGATATTCTCGATGCAGAACATGGGGCCGGACTGCGAAAAAAGTATTTGGCCAAGG GAGCGAGACGCCTTCAAAAACAGGAAGGGCTGAGTTTAAGCCATGCTTGCAGGCTTCTTGGCATTACCCGGCAAGCCGTCTATCAACGAGAAAAGCGCATCCGGCAGCGCAGGGTCGAACTGGCACCGGTCCGGGGCATGGTGATGGAGGTCAGGCGATTCATGCCGAGACTTGGTGGCCGGAAGCTCTACCACCTGCTGAAACCCCGGCTTGATGAACAGGGCATCAAATTGGGGCGTGATGGTTTCTTTGACTATCTGCGAGCCCATCAACTGCTGGTAGTACCGGTCAAACGCTACACAAAAACAACGCAGAGCAGACACTGGATGAAGAAACATCCAAATCGATTGGAGAACCAGGAGATCGGGCGTGCTGAGCAGGCCTTTGTGAGCGACATCACCTATGTTGAAACGGATGAAGGTGTTCACTATCTGTCGTTGGTCACCGATGCGTACAGTCGAAAAATCATGGGATATGACGTCAGTGACAATATGCGCGCTGAGAGTGTCGTCAAGGCGTTACAGCGAGCGGCCAGGCAGCGGCAGACCCGCAGATCGCTGATTCACCATTCCGACCGAGGTCTGCAATATTGTTCAGCGATCTACCAAGACGAGCTCAGACGTCAGGGCATGACGCCATCCATGACCGATGGCTATGACTGTTACCAGAATGCTCTTGCAGAGAGAGTGAACGGCATATTGAAGCAAGAGTTTCTGATCAACAGATGCCGAAACTTGCGGGATCTGAAACGGCTGGTTGGGGAATCCATCGACATTTACAATCGACTTCGGCCCCACCTTAGCTTGGGCATGAAAACACCCGATGAAGTGCATAGGAAAGCCACCTCCGAGAGGGAGGTGGCTTAG
- a CDS encoding sigma-54-dependent transcriptional regulator — protein MKTILIVDDEASIRESLKGILQDEGFRTLFAKDGEEALPLALEENPDLILLDIWMPGMDGLEVLRRIRETSPEQLVIMMSGHGTIETAVKATKLGAFDFIEKPLSLEKVLLGIQNAMKVGDLVEENRSLKAKFAKEHEMIGNSQPIARLKEQISIAAPTSGWVLITGENGTGKELVARAIHNQSRRRDKPFVEVNCAAIPEELIESELFGHEKGAFTGATAARKGKFDQAHEGTLFLDEIGDMSLKTQAKVLRILQERKFERVGGNRTIEVDVRVIAATNKDLEEEIRSGNFREDLYYRLNVLPFHVPPLRERPTDIPFLVRHFLEYFCGKESRATKTITPEALDALVRHAWPGNVRELKNIVERLVIMTPGTLITEGDLPAGILDRRGAPRVAVAANGDPGAVTFKEAKEDFEREFIIQKLEENDWNISRTAEAIEIERSNLHRKIKSFGIELKK, from the coding sequence ATGAAAACCATTCTGATCGTTGATGACGAAGCGAGCATCCGCGAGAGCCTCAAGGGCATCCTTCAGGACGAGGGCTTTCGCACCCTGTTTGCCAAAGATGGCGAAGAGGCCCTGCCCCTCGCCCTGGAGGAGAACCCTGACCTGATCCTGCTCGACATCTGGATGCCCGGCATGGACGGCCTCGAAGTGCTGCGCCGCATCCGCGAAACCAGCCCCGAACAGTTGGTGATCATGATGAGCGGGCACGGCACCATCGAAACCGCAGTCAAGGCGACCAAGTTGGGCGCCTTCGACTTCATCGAAAAGCCGCTATCCCTGGAAAAGGTCCTGCTGGGAATCCAGAACGCCATGAAGGTGGGGGACCTGGTGGAGGAGAACCGCTCCCTGAAGGCGAAATTTGCCAAGGAGCATGAGATGATCGGCAACAGCCAGCCGATTGCCCGGCTCAAGGAACAGATCTCCATTGCCGCGCCCACCTCTGGTTGGGTTCTCATCACCGGGGAAAACGGCACCGGCAAGGAGCTGGTCGCCCGGGCGATCCACAACCAGTCACGGCGGCGGGACAAGCCCTTCGTCGAGGTCAACTGCGCGGCCATCCCCGAGGAGCTTATCGAATCCGAGCTTTTCGGCCATGAAAAGGGGGCTTTTACCGGGGCCACCGCCGCCCGCAAGGGCAAGTTCGACCAGGCGCACGAGGGAACCCTGTTTCTCGACGAAATCGGCGACATGAGCCTCAAGACCCAGGCCAAAGTCCTACGCATCCTGCAGGAGAGAAAGTTCGAACGGGTGGGCGGCAACCGCACCATCGAAGTCGACGTCCGGGTCATTGCGGCCACCAACAAGGACCTCGAGGAGGAGATCCGCAGCGGCAATTTCCGCGAGGACCTCTATTATCGGTTGAATGTCCTTCCTTTTCATGTGCCGCCGCTGCGCGAGCGCCCAACCGACATCCCTTTCCTGGTCAGGCATTTTCTGGAATACTTCTGCGGCAAGGAGAGTCGTGCAACCAAGACCATCACCCCGGAAGCCTTGGACGCGTTGGTCCGTCATGCATGGCCGGGCAACGTGAGGGAGCTGAAGAACATCGTCGAACGCCTGGTGATCATGACCCCGGGCACCCTGATTACCGAGGGGGACCTGCCGGCGGGCATCCTCGACCGGCGCGGCGCCCCGCGGGTGGCCGTGGCGGCGAACGGGGATCCCGGCGCGGTGACCTTCAAGGAAGCCAAGGAGGATTTCGAAAGGGAGTTCATCATCCAGAAGCTGGAGGAGAACGACTGGAACATTTCCCGCACGGCGGAGGCGATCGAAATCGAACGCTCCAATCTGCACCGGAAGATAAAGAGTTTTGGCATCGAGCTGAAAAAATAG
- a CDS encoding sensor histidine kinase translates to MHPPPGKTVRPKSEARKRRRELLLILMIIGVVALLSRFESQLFDLASRLPLSNSILVLALININILLIILFLFLVFRNLFKLLLERRREVPGARLRTKLVVAFIALSLVPTMLLFFVSAGFITNSIENWFNDQIEASLQESLEVAQTYYKNSATNALYYAEQLARIVKEEKLLNDANLPKLRQVIKQKQLEYNLGIVEVFSATYEELVRASNPQVPAAEFTDPGSDNIREGLQGNRFTRITPVGKADLIRGIVPVYSTFNPEDVVGVVVVNYYVPYSLVNKMKEISASFEQYKSTKLLKSKIQSGYVIVLLLIALIIIFLATWFGFHLARGITVPIQELAVATGRVAEGDLEVSIEPRSDDEIGTLVEAFNKMTADLRRGQMEIQQANKELQVYNMELDQRRRYMEIVLKNVTAGVISVDKQGNLTTINKSAERMLKIKTGKVLGRNFREVVGAGNLPIIKEFLKELVESGKDSIRKQITVPIQDVRITLLVNVTTLRDESGEFMGTVVVFDDLTNLLKAQRMAAWREVARRIAHEIKNPLTPIQLSAQRLRRRYLDRFSGDDTVFDECTHMIVQQVDELKNLVNEFSNFARMPASNPAPNNLNQILSDALVLYQEGHKEIEFQFQPDPEVPMFNLDRDQIKRVAINLLDNAVGAIDGQGQILIESSYNPSLQMATFTVSDTGSGIAPEDKPRLFEPYFSTKKSGTGLGLAIVSSIISDHNGYIRVKDNQPKGTRFIVELPVNGNSATQV, encoded by the coding sequence ATGCATCCGCCCCCAGGCAAGACCGTCAGACCAAAATCCGAAGCGCGAAAACGACGCAGGGAACTGCTGCTGATTCTCATGATCATCGGGGTCGTGGCGCTGCTCTCGCGCTTCGAGTCCCAGTTGTTCGATCTGGCGTCCCGACTGCCGCTTTCCAACAGCATCCTGGTTCTGGCCCTGATCAACATCAACATCCTGCTGATCATCTTGTTTCTCTTTCTGGTTTTCCGCAACCTCTTCAAGTTGCTTCTGGAACGACGACGAGAGGTTCCCGGGGCCCGCTTGCGCACCAAGCTGGTGGTGGCGTTCATCGCCCTGTCCCTGGTGCCGACCATGCTGCTGTTCTTTGTTTCGGCGGGCTTCATCACCAATTCCATCGAAAACTGGTTCAACGACCAGATCGAAGCCTCTCTGCAGGAGTCACTTGAGGTCGCCCAGACCTACTACAAGAACTCGGCCACCAACGCCCTGTATTACGCCGAACAGTTGGCCCGCATCGTCAAAGAGGAGAAGCTGCTCAACGATGCCAACCTCCCCAAGCTGCGCCAGGTCATCAAGCAGAAACAGCTGGAATACAACCTGGGGATCGTCGAGGTCTTTTCCGCCACCTACGAGGAGTTGGTGAGGGCCTCCAACCCTCAGGTGCCCGCCGCCGAATTCACCGATCCCGGCTCGGACAACATCCGCGAGGGGCTCCAGGGCAACCGCTTCACCCGCATCACTCCGGTGGGCAAGGCCGACCTGATCCGGGGCATCGTCCCGGTCTACTCCACCTTCAACCCCGAAGATGTGGTCGGGGTAGTCGTGGTCAACTACTACGTCCCCTACTCGCTGGTCAACAAGATGAAGGAGATCAGCGCTTCCTTCGAGCAGTACAAGAGCACCAAGCTGCTGAAAAGCAAGATCCAGTCGGGCTACGTCATCGTGTTGTTGCTGATCGCCCTGATCATCATCTTCCTCGCTACCTGGTTCGGGTTTCACCTGGCCCGGGGCATCACCGTCCCCATCCAGGAGCTGGCCGTGGCCACCGGCCGGGTCGCCGAGGGGGACCTGGAAGTCAGCATCGAGCCGCGCTCGGACGATGAGATCGGCACGCTGGTCGAGGCCTTCAACAAGATGACCGCCGACCTGAGGCGCGGGCAAATGGAGATCCAGCAGGCCAACAAGGAACTCCAGGTCTACAACATGGAGCTCGACCAGCGCCGCCGCTACATGGAGATCGTCCTGAAAAACGTCACCGCCGGGGTCATTTCCGTCGACAAGCAGGGCAATCTGACCACCATCAACAAATCCGCCGAGCGGATGCTGAAGATCAAGACCGGCAAGGTCCTGGGAAGGAACTTCCGGGAAGTCGTCGGGGCGGGCAACCTGCCGATCATCAAGGAGTTTCTGAAAGAGCTGGTGGAGTCGGGCAAAGACTCGATCCGCAAGCAGATCACCGTGCCGATCCAGGACGTGCGCATCACCCTGCTGGTCAACGTCACCACCCTGCGCGACGAAAGCGGCGAATTCATGGGCACCGTTGTGGTCTTCGACGACCTGACCAATCTGCTCAAAGCCCAGCGCATGGCGGCCTGGCGCGAGGTGGCACGGCGCATCGCCCATGAGATCAAGAACCCCCTGACCCCCATCCAGCTCTCCGCGCAGCGGCTTCGCCGCCGCTACCTCGACCGGTTCAGCGGCGATGACACGGTCTTCGACGAGTGCACCCACATGATCGTGCAGCAGGTCGATGAGCTGAAAAACCTGGTCAACGAGTTCTCCAATTTCGCCCGAATGCCGGCCAGCAATCCGGCCCCCAATAATCTCAACCAGATCCTCAGCGACGCCCTGGTTCTCTACCAGGAGGGCCACAAGGAGATCGAGTTCCAGTTTCAGCCGGACCCCGAAGTCCCCATGTTCAATCTCGACCGCGACCAGATCAAGCGGGTGGCCATCAACCTGCTCGACAACGCCGTAGGCGCCATCGACGGCCAAGGGCAGATCCTCATCGAGTCGAGCTACAACCCGTCTTTGCAGATGGCCACCTTCACCGTTTCCGACACCGGCAGCGGCATCGCCCCCGAAGACAAGCCGCGGCTGTTCGAGCCCTATTTTTCCACCAAAAAGTCAGGCACCGGACTCGGTCTGGCGATCGTATCCAGCATCATTTCAGACCACAACGGCTACATCCGGGTCAAGGACAATCAGCCCAAGGGTACGCGCTTCATCGTCGAGTTGCCGGTCAACGGCAACAGCGCCACCCAGGTTTAA
- the lpxC gene encoding UDP-3-O-acyl-N-acetylglucosamine deacetylase yields the protein MIYQCTIAHPVLISGIGLHSGRRINMNLRPADAGTGIVFHRTEGDRTVSIEAISANVVDTRLATVIGKSGLTVSTIEHLMATLTGFGIDNLHIDIDGPEVPVMDGSAAPFVQMIEEAGVRSLPRSRKFLAVRKPMTVIDGEKRVTLIPSRFFRITFDIAFDHACIGLQHRSIKFSPELFRRDIAPARTFGFYKEVEYLKANGLARGGSLENAVVIGEDRILNPEGLRFSDEFVRHKILDSIGDFSLVGYPILGHFKAFKAGHDINHKMVEQILASPDCWKLVEFTEADLKEALRGGVPLIGSELALSEA from the coding sequence ATGATATACCAGTGTACCATCGCCCATCCCGTGCTCATTTCAGGTATCGGGCTGCACTCGGGGCGCCGCATCAACATGAACCTGCGCCCTGCGGATGCCGGAACGGGCATCGTCTTCCACCGGACCGAGGGGGATCGGACCGTATCCATCGAAGCCATCTCGGCCAACGTCGTGGATACCCGCCTGGCCACCGTGATCGGCAAAAGCGGGTTGACGGTTTCCACCATCGAGCACCTGATGGCCACTCTTACCGGTTTCGGCATCGACAACCTGCATATCGACATCGACGGGCCTGAAGTCCCGGTCATGGACGGCAGCGCAGCGCCTTTCGTGCAGATGATCGAGGAGGCCGGCGTGCGCAGCCTGCCCCGCAGCCGCAAATTTTTGGCCGTACGCAAACCGATGACCGTCATCGACGGTGAAAAGCGCGTCACCCTGATTCCCTCGCGCTTCTTCCGCATTACCTTCGACATCGCCTTCGATCACGCCTGCATCGGGCTGCAGCATCGCTCCATCAAGTTCTCCCCCGAACTGTTCCGCCGCGACATCGCCCCGGCGCGGACCTTCGGGTTCTACAAGGAAGTCGAATACCTCAAGGCCAACGGCCTGGCTCGCGGCGGTTCGCTGGAGAATGCCGTGGTTATCGGAGAAGATCGGATTCTCAACCCTGAGGGCCTGAGGTTTTCCGACGAATTCGTCCGCCACAAGATCCTCGATTCCATCGGCGACTTCAGCCTGGTCGGCTACCCGATTCTCGGCCACTTCAAGGCTTTCAAGGCGGGGCACGACATCAACCACAAGATGGTCGAGCAGATCCTGGCCTCTCCTGATTGCTGGAAGCTCGTGGAATTTACCGAGGCGGACCTGAAAGAAGCCCTGCGCGGCGGGGTTCCGCTCATCGGTTCGGAACTGGCCCTTTCCGAGGCCTGA
- the ubiB gene encoding 2-polyprenylphenol 6-hydroxylase — MLTFSRINRNIRSIRRYRNILGILIKYGFGHVVEQLNINYYLELGKKIVTLGTAPKEIERLTQPERLRLAMVELGPTFIKLGQILSTRPDIIPREYADEFRKLQDKVPAIPLEEIQEQIQRQLGYPVAELFAEFSPVPIAAASIAQVHKARLNSGEHVVVKVRRPGIEKVIETDLDILMGLAYLIEHHIPTGEIYDPIGVVKEFRRTIHREMDFSREGHTIDRFAANFAEDETVYVPKVFWEATGEGVLTMELVEGIKISDFDRLAEAGLDRKIIARNGADAILNQVLVHGLFHGDPHPGNIFVLDENRVCFIDYGMVGRVDDDLKNQLIDLLVNILQRDVDAVISQLLYSGEVTDEVNLKALKRDLGELIDAYYEIPLQEINAGKLLVEFIEILTSYQIKFPADLMLLGKALVTIEGIGRQLDPDFNMVEHLRPFMTRMVRDRLSPTSLSKELFRVAQSYSALAKNLPRDLKEFINRVNRNKFKIDLEHRGLEKLINDLDKSSNRLSFSLIIAALIIGSSLIMQTEKGPMLLGFPALGILGYSIAGFLGLWLAIAILRSGRL; from the coding sequence ATGCTGACCTTTTCGCGGATCAACCGCAACATCCGCTCAATCCGGCGCTACCGGAACATCCTGGGCATCCTGATCAAGTACGGCTTCGGCCACGTCGTCGAACAGCTCAATATCAACTATTACCTGGAGTTGGGAAAAAAGATCGTAACCCTGGGGACCGCCCCCAAGGAGATCGAACGCCTTACCCAGCCCGAGCGGTTGCGCCTGGCCATGGTGGAACTCGGCCCGACCTTCATCAAGCTCGGACAGATTCTTTCCACCCGCCCCGACATCATTCCCCGGGAATACGCCGACGAGTTCCGCAAGCTCCAGGACAAGGTGCCGGCCATCCCCCTGGAGGAGATCCAGGAGCAGATCCAGCGTCAACTCGGCTATCCGGTGGCGGAGCTGTTCGCCGAGTTTTCCCCGGTCCCCATTGCCGCCGCCTCCATCGCCCAGGTCCACAAGGCCCGCCTGAACAGCGGCGAGCACGTGGTCGTCAAGGTGCGCCGCCCGGGCATCGAAAAAGTCATCGAAACCGACCTGGACATCCTGATGGGGCTGGCCTACCTCATCGAGCACCACATCCCTACCGGAGAAATCTACGATCCCATCGGCGTGGTCAAAGAATTCCGCCGCACCATTCACCGCGAAATGGACTTCAGCCGTGAGGGGCACACCATCGACCGTTTCGCGGCCAATTTCGCCGAGGATGAGACCGTTTATGTCCCCAAGGTGTTCTGGGAGGCGACCGGCGAAGGGGTGCTGACCATGGAGTTGGTCGAAGGGATCAAGATTTCCGATTTCGACCGGCTCGCCGAAGCGGGGCTGGACCGCAAGATCATCGCTCGCAACGGGGCGGACGCCATTCTCAACCAGGTGCTGGTGCACGGGCTGTTTCACGGCGATCCCCACCCGGGCAACATATTCGTGCTGGACGAGAACCGGGTCTGCTTCATCGACTACGGCATGGTCGGGCGGGTCGACGACGACCTGAAAAACCAGCTCATCGACCTGCTGGTCAACATCCTGCAACGGGACGTGGACGCGGTAATCAGCCAGCTTCTTTACTCCGGGGAGGTCACCGACGAGGTCAATCTCAAAGCCCTCAAGCGCGACCTCGGCGAATTGATCGACGCCTACTACGAGATCCCCCTGCAGGAGATCAACGCCGGGAAACTGCTGGTGGAGTTCATTGAAATCCTGACCAGCTACCAGATCAAATTTCCCGCGGACCTGATGTTACTCGGCAAGGCCCTGGTGACCATAGAGGGGATCGGTCGCCAACTGGACCCGGATTTCAACATGGTTGAACATCTCAGGCCTTTCATGACCCGGATGGTTCGCGACCGGCTCTCCCCGACGAGTCTCTCCAAGGAACTGTTTCGTGTGGCGCAGTCCTACTCCGCTCTGGCCAAGAACCTGCCACGGGATCTGAAAGAATTCATCAACCGGGTCAATCGCAACAAGTTCAAGATCGACCTCGAGCACCGCGGGCTGGAGAAACTGATCAATGACCTCGACAAATCGAGCAACCGGCTGTCCTTCAGCCTGATCATCGCGGCTCTGATCATCGGCTCCTCATTGATCATGCAGACCGAGAAAGGCCCTATGCTGCTGGGGTTTCCGGCCCTGGGCATCCTGGGCTACTCCATCGCCGGCTTTCTCGGTCTCTGGCTCGCCATTGCCATCCTGCGCTCGGGGCGCCTTTAG
- a CDS encoding phasin family protein — translation MFELLEKTLLAGMGAVSLSQKKAEELVQEMKQRFNVTEEEGKAFFDKLQQTAKENQKKLEELAREEVRNACERMGVVTLEEFEKLRKKVQTLEKKLKEQGE, via the coding sequence ATGTTCGAACTGCTCGAGAAAACCCTGCTGGCAGGCATGGGCGCCGTCTCCCTCAGCCAGAAAAAAGCCGAGGAGCTGGTTCAGGAAATGAAGCAGCGCTTCAACGTTACCGAGGAGGAAGGCAAGGCTTTTTTTGACAAACTTCAGCAAACCGCCAAGGAAAACCAGAAGAAGCTCGAGGAGTTGGCCCGGGAAGAAGTGCGCAATGCCTGTGAGCGCATGGGCGTGGTCACCCTCGAGGAGTTCGAAAAGCTGCGCAAAAAAGTCCAGACCCTGGAGAAAAAGCTCAAGGAGCAGGGTGAATAA
- a CDS encoding patatin-like phospholipase family protein: MNPQPSPRRTGLALGSGAARGMAHIGVLKALEAGGVKVDVLSGTSFGAFIGALYAAGVGVAQMEEVARGVDWQHLAKLLDPTIPTSGLIDGRKLTRFMAEMLPARTFEELKIPLGVVATDVETGEAVVIRRGNLLEALRASVAFPGIFTPVPFGERFLIDGGLLNPVPVDVAYELGAEVVIGVCAIPEVRKRPTETFLPMEGKKEVHPSGLREFLTSQGVEKIFREILRSNPREKLTQPSPAPSPRRKPPGIFRIFAQSVAIMENQINALQLDRNEADLVIRPDLNGITLLEFNRAAEAIRAGELETRARMPEILRLVGG; this comes from the coding sequence ATGAACCCTCAGCCTTCCCCCCGCAGAACCGGCTTGGCCCTCGGCAGCGGCGCCGCGCGGGGAATGGCCCACATCGGCGTGCTCAAGGCGCTTGAAGCCGGCGGGGTCAAGGTGGACGTGCTTTCCGGGACCTCCTTCGGCGCCTTCATCGGAGCGCTTTACGCCGCGGGGGTGGGTGTAGCGCAGATGGAAGAGGTGGCTCGGGGGGTGGACTGGCAACATCTCGCCAAGCTCCTCGACCCGACCATCCCAACCTCCGGACTCATCGACGGGCGCAAGCTGACCCGCTTCATGGCCGAGATGCTGCCGGCGCGCACCTTCGAGGAGCTCAAAATCCCCCTGGGGGTGGTGGCCACCGACGTGGAAACCGGCGAAGCGGTGGTCATCCGCCGCGGCAACCTCCTCGAGGCACTCAGGGCTTCGGTCGCCTTCCCGGGCATCTTCACCCCGGTCCCCTTCGGGGAACGTTTTCTAATCGACGGCGGTCTGCTCAACCCGGTGCCGGTCGATGTGGCCTACGAGCTGGGTGCCGAGGTGGTGATCGGGGTCTGCGCCATCCCGGAAGTCCGCAAACGCCCGACGGAGACCTTTTTGCCCATGGAGGGGAAAAAGGAGGTGCATCCCAGCGGGCTGAGAGAATTTCTGACCTCGCAGGGGGTGGAAAAAATCTTTCGCGAAATTCTTCGCTCCAATCCCCGCGAAAAGCTCACCCAGCCAAGCCCGGCTCCCAGTCCCAGGCGCAAGCCTCCAGGGATCTTCCGTATTTTCGCCCAGAGCGTGGCAATCATGGAGAACCAGATCAACGCCCTGCAGCTCGACCGCAACGAGGCCGACCTGGTCATCCGCCCCGATCTGAACGGCATCACCCTGCTGGAGTTCAACCGCGCCGCCGAGGCAATCCGGGCCGGCGAGCTGGAAACCCGCGCCCGGATGCCGGAAATTCTCCGGCTGGTAGGAGGTTGA
- a CDS encoding DUF2905 domain-containing protein: MHPGKLLILAGLVLIAAGLLYLYGGKLPFLGKLPGDIRIQRDNFSFYFPLSTCILLSVLVSFLLWLFRR; the protein is encoded by the coding sequence ATGCACCCCGGGAAGCTGCTCATCCTGGCCGGCCTGGTGCTGATCGCGGCGGGACTGCTGTATCTCTACGGCGGCAAACTTCCCTTCCTGGGCAAACTGCCGGGGGATATCCGCATCCAACGGGACAATTTTTCCTTTTACTTTCCCCTTTCGACCTGCATTCTGCTCTCTGTGCTGGTCTCCTTTCTGCTCTGGCTGTTTCGCCGCTGA
- a CDS encoding epoxyqueuosine reductase QueH, translating into MNVLLHLCCANCAIFPVKVLREQNHAVTGYFFNHNIHPFLEFQRRLETVREYATRVELEVLYNEEYLLEEFLGEVALNPALRCDYCYRSRMEATARMAAEKGFEAFSTSLLYSRYQQHERIREFGEELAEKYGLVFVYDDFRRGWREGIDASKAMGLYRQQYCGCIFSEKERYCPKNRN; encoded by the coding sequence ATGAACGTTCTACTTCACCTCTGCTGCGCCAATTGCGCCATTTTCCCCGTCAAGGTCCTGCGCGAGCAGAACCACGCGGTGACCGGGTACTTTTTCAACCACAACATCCATCCCTTTCTCGAATTCCAGCGGCGCTTGGAGACCGTGCGGGAGTACGCCACACGGGTCGAACTCGAGGTGCTCTACAATGAGGAGTACCTGCTTGAGGAATTTCTCGGCGAGGTCGCCCTCAACCCAGCCCTGCGCTGTGACTACTGCTACCGCTCGCGCATGGAGGCCACGGCGCGCATGGCGGCGGAAAAGGGCTTCGAGGCCTTTTCCACCAGCCTGCTCTATTCGCGCTACCAGCAGCATGAGCGGATTCGCGAATTCGGCGAGGAGTTGGCGGAAAAATACGGACTGGTCTTCGTCTACGATGATTTTCGCCGTGGCTGGCGCGAGGGGATCGACGCCTCCAAGGCCATGGGGCTCTACCGGCAGCAGTACTGCGGCTGCATCTTTTCGGAAAAAGAGCGCTACTGCCCGAAAAACAGGAATTGA